One window of the Populus nigra chromosome 4, ddPopNigr1.1, whole genome shotgun sequence genome contains the following:
- the LOC133692456 gene encoding uncharacterized protein LOC133692456, with protein sequence MLRLICYLSFLVISITTVYSDQEKSIYDVLKAHGLPIGLLPKGVKEFKIDETGRFEVHLDQACNAKFESELHYDMNVTGSLSYGQIGALSGISSQELFLWFPVKGIRVDVPSSGLIYFDVGVVFKQFSLSLFEMPRDCVAVRNGDIVALRHRKFIADTVAKSQPGKVRYELEQENFGRDFL encoded by the exons atgcttCGTTTAATTTGTTACCTTTCATTTCTTGTAATATCTATCACAACCGTCTATTCCGATCAGGAAAAATCGATATACGATGTCTTAAAAGCGCACGGGCTCCCCATAGGGTTGCTACCGAAGGGAGTGAAGGAATTCAAGATCGATGAAACGGGGCGTTTCGAGGTACACTTGGATCAGGCTTGCAATGCGAAGTTTGAGAGTGAATTGCATTACGATATGAATGTTACGGGCAGTTTGAGTTACGGGCAGATCGGAGCTTTATCGGGGATTTCGTCGCAGGAGTTGTTTCTGTGGTTTCCTGTTAAAGGGATTCGAGTTGATGTGCCGAGTTCAGGTCTTATTTATTTCGATGTTGGTGTTGTTTTTAAGCAATTTTCACTTTCCTTGTTTGAGATGCCCAGAGATTGTGTTGCTGTTCGTAATGGGGACATTGTAGCTCTTCGGCATCGAAAGTTTATTGCTGATACTGTTGCCAAG AGTCAACCTGGGAAGGTAAGATATGAACTTGAACAGGAGAATTTTGGTAGGGATTTCCTGTAG